From one Magnolia sinica isolate HGM2019 chromosome 18, MsV1, whole genome shotgun sequence genomic stretch:
- the LOC131233209 gene encoding syntaxin-121-like, with product MNDLFSGSFSRYRDRDDNQPGNGNVQMSTTGVNLDKFFDDVEGIKEELKEIEKLHSHLQDANESSKTLHNANAIKQLRSRMDSDISQSLKRAKLIKLKLEALDRANAANRSLPGCGPGSSTDRTRTSIVSGLRKKLTDTMHKFTLLRDAIASDYKETIERRYYTVTGEHPDDQTVDVLISTGQSETFLQKAIQEQGRGQVMDTIVEIQERHDAVKEMEKSLLELHQVFLDMSVLVEAQGEQLDDIESQVARANSFVRGGTQQLHTARKHQKNTRKWTCIAIVILLIIILIIVLPIVLRNRNNGGSSNGSNNGGTNGTNSNNGN from the coding sequence ATGAACGATCTCTTCTCAGGCTCCTTCTCCCGATACAGGGACAGGGACGACAACCAGCCCGGCAATGGCAACGTGCAGATGTCGACAACCGGCGTGAATCTAGACAAGTTCTTCGACGACGTTGAAGGCATAAAAGAAGAACTGAAAGAGATAGAGAAGCTCCACAGCCACCTCCAAGATGCCAACGAATCAAGCAAAACCCTCCACAACGCCAACGCCATCAAACAGCTCCGCTCTCGAATGGATTCCGACATCTCCCAATCCCTCAAACGTGCCAAACTCATCAAACTCAAGCTCGAAGCCCTCGATCGCGCCAACGCCGCTAACCGCTCCCTTCCCGGCTGTGGTCCCGGCAGCTCCACCGATCGAACACGCACCTCAATCGTCTCCGGCCTCCGAAAAAAACTCACCGACACGATGCACAAATTCACGTTGCTAAGAGATGCTATCGCATCTGATTACAAAGAAACCATCGAGCGTCGGTATTACACTGTAACGGGCGAGCATCCAGATGATCAGACAGTCGATGTTCTGATATCAACTGGCCAGAGCGAGACCTTCCTCCAGAAGGCTATACAGGAACAAGGGCGAGGTCAGGTCATGGATACCATCGTTGAGATACAGGAACGCCATGACGCCGTGAAGGAGATGGAGAAGAGCTTATTGGAATTGCATCAGGTGTTCCTCGACATGTCGGTGCTGGTTGAGGCTCAAGGCGAgcagctcgatgacatcgagagccAGGTCGCCCGTGCCAATTCATTCGTCCGTGGTGGGACCCAACAACTCCATACAGCCAGGAAGCATCAGAAGAACACCAGGAAATGGACTTGCATCGCCATCGTCATTCTCCTTATCATCATCCTCATTATCGTCCTCCCAATCGTCCTCCGCAATCGCAACAATGGCGGCAGCAGCAATGGCAGCAACAATGGCGGCACCAATGGCACCAATAGCAACAATGGAAATTAG